The Theobroma cacao cultivar B97-61/B2 chromosome 2, Criollo_cocoa_genome_V2, whole genome shotgun sequence genome includes the window GGTGGAAATTGATTATTGAATTTCAAAATAGGAATGTTTCAGAGCCTACTTAGTCATATCAAACTGCGCACAAACTATTATAATCTTTCACTACTAGAATTGAATCGTATGGGTTCCATGGTATTTGAGTCGAAGTGTTGTTTTAGAACATAAAAttgctccttttttttttaatttatttgagcAATGGAGTTGGTTCTTTTGTACAAATTAACAAGTCAAATGATTTGCACTAGTAAGTGTGAGGCATTGACCGATTGTACAAATTAACAAGCCAAATGATTTGCACTAGTGAGTGTGAGGCATTGACCGATTGCTGGAACTAAGGCAAAAGGAAACATATACACATGCATATGCAAGCAAGCACTATAGAAACAAGGTGAGTCAACAATTTATTTCATGACCATTACAATCTTTTGAAGTGCATCGTGCTCACAAGTATCATCCTTCATCACTCGGCTGCGGTCGTTAGGGTACAACTAGAGGAAGTAAAAcgttattcaaaaaaaaaaaaagagtgaaaaTGTAAAGGATACtcaaactttatttaattattatttattaccCTTAGCACGTCATCGTCCTTCCACAACCTTCTTTCGGAAACGAGCTATACGCACTGCAATGACCACAAAGAGCCTATCTTTCATTTCATCAACAAACTTGAAATAGGCTTGTCTCCATGGCCGTTTGATTGTCAAACTGCCACAAACGACCCAAAATCCTGTGGCGAATCCCAGCGCCATGCTCGTGTAGAACCATAGCTTTTCAGATCTGTCTTCACCTTCCAAGTCTCCATTTTTATCTTCTCCATATCCATTTCTCGGAGATGAGCAGCTGGTTGACAATGGAGGACCACAGAGCTCTGGGTTCCCTTGATATATGGAAGGATCATTGAAGGTCTGAAACTGGTTGCTACTTGGAATCTGTCCCGATAAGTTGTTAAATGACAAATTCAAATAGTTCAACAAAGTCATTGAGGACATGCTAGGAGGAATTGGGCCTGAAAGATTGTTGTGTGAGAGGTCAAGTGTCTCCAACCGTTGCAAGTTGGCAATGTTCTCCGGTATCTTCCCAGTCAAATGGTTCCATGATAAATTCAGAGTGCCCAAGGCTGAGAGCTCTGTTATGTGATCTGGTATCTCTCCCACTAAATTGTTGCTCGATAGGTCAATGGCGTTAACGAGTGGAATTATCTTGCTATATTCATTTTTTCTACCTTTCGACACTATCTCCACGTGCTGTGAGAATGAGATATGCTGGGTTGAGGGTAATTCATGGAAAAAAGGACCCAAATAGGTAAAAGCTTCCAAATTGCCCAAGCATTCAGGAATAGCCCCTGATAAATTATTCTGAGCAAGGTCTATAATGTGCAGATTGGGAAACTTACAAAGTTGTTCAGGAATGCTGCCTGTCAAGATGTTGGCTCTTAATCCCAAGTATGATAAAGAGAACAGATTATCTGATACCAAGTCTAATATTGTCCCAGAAAATCGATTTTCTCCAAGATCAATAGATAACAACCCTGAGCAGTTCTGCAAGGTTGTAGAGAGCTCGCCAGAGAGATTGTTACTGCTCAGTTTCAAAAAGATGAAAGAAGGTAATGAACAAAGAGAGCTAGGAACGCCACCTGACAGATTGTTTTTGGACAAATCTAAGACCATTAAGTTTCTCAAGCCCTGCAACCGGCTGGGAATTATTCCTGATAAATCattacttgaaagatcaagAAAGCTcaaattttccattttgttaATGGAAGGGGGAATGCTACCTTTAAGAAAATTTCTGGAAAGATCCAGGTTTCTCACTTTAGACATTGCTTGGCCTATATTTGAGGGAATTGGTCCAGAGAAAAAATTGTTCCTCAAAGAAAGATCTGTAACATTTGGCCATAGAGGGATTGAACCCCCCAAGAGGTTGAATCCTAGATCTACCCACACTCCGATATCATAAACAAAGCTAACTGAATATGGAAGCTTTCCTCTCAATTGGTTATCAGAAAGATCCACCCACCAAAGCCGAGATGTTAGGCTCCAAAACCAATCAGGTATGGCGTCTGAAATACCGGCACCGGAAAGTGTGAGTGTAGAATCATCTACTTGAGTTCTAAGCCATGATGGAAATGCAGGACCCAATTGGCAATCACTGACTGCGATGTAATCAAGACTGAAAGAAGGAATCCAATCTCGTCTCAAGTTGAAGATCACAGATTTGCTTGTGGATGATATGTAAAAAGAGGATAATCTTGAGAGGTTCTGAAAAAGATTTTCGGTGATGATCCCTTCCCATGAATTTCCATAAAGATTAAGTTCATATAGCCTTTTGAGTTGTCCAATGCTTTCTAAAATTGTCCCATTCATTGAGTTGAAAGATAGATCCACCACTGTCAAACTTGACAGATTCCCTATTGACCTTGGGAGTGAACctgagaatgagttttgggCTAGTCGAAGGTAGTCTAAACACTTTAGGAAGCCCAAGGACTCAGGCAAGTTTCCTTTGAGATTATTTGCACTCAAATCTAAGTAGTCGAAGGTATTATTGCTGCACCCAGCCAAAGCCTCTATGAATTCATTTATTTCGCCACTAATCACGTTATATGACAGATCCATCCTCCATAGGTTGCACAGGCTTCCCCTTAAAACCTTGGGTATGGAACCTTTAATTTCACAGTTATATAACTCAACCTCCTCAAGGGTGCTTATATTAAATAACCAGCGAGGTATTGAAGAGCTGAAGTTGTTATAAGAGAGATCAAGGACTGCAAGGGAAGTAAAATTTACAAATGTCAAAGACTCGGGGAAACCATTAAGTTCACAGCCCGACAAGCGCAACTTCGTCAGGGAAGGAAGCATATTAACAGCTTGCAACCAATTAGTTGCTGCCTTGCTAAGGTTCATGTTGCCAAGATCAAGATATTTAATAGAAGAGAGACCAAAAAGCCAGTTTAAATCTGAAGCCCATAGCCTCAAAGGGAACAAATACATCGATAGATCAAGATATTCCAAGTTAGACAGATTTCCGAGACTAGGAGGAACCTTGCCATTAAAGGAAGCTCCCGAGAGGTCAAGGTACCTCAAGTTCTTGAGTGAACCTATGAATTCTGGGACAGGAATTCCTTGGAAATTGTTCCCGCTCATGTCCAGGTAACTCAAATATGTCAAATTAAGTAAAGATGGATTTAACGTACCGCCCAGGCATGATCGGTTGTTATCTGCTTGAATTTCTCCTACCGAGCTGCAAACGTCAAGACTTTTGAGGTCAAGCTTGACAACGTTGCCCGTCTTATTGCTGCAGCTTATCCCGGTCCAGTTACAACAATCCTCTCCAACCCAAGACGAAAGCCAACCTGAAGGATCTTTGAGACCTTTTCTGAATTCAAGCAATGCTTTCCTCTCCCTCTCAATACAGCTGCCAATATTCACAGAACTAGAGTTGGACTCTGCAGCTTGAAGGAACACTGATTTAGTTAACAAAAGAAGGGAAAGAAGAACTAGAAATTGACTTGCGGTTCTCCTGCTAGCCATCAATTCTTTGCATAAAAACATATACAGGGAACGAAGTTTAAAGATGGAGATGCCGATTATCAACCTGCGAAATTGACTTTTATTGGTTCCTTCTTTCCCCACCTTAATTTCGTTAGTATTAATTTTTGCAACTTAATTTCAACTCTAGACCAAAGTTGTCACGTCATATCAATCTTTTAATATCAAAACACAATATAATAACTTTGTGATAATTTTAGTAGCAATTTAGTGGTAATAGATTAATGGTATTATAAGTTTTGATggttttattatcttttagtATATCTGTCTAAAGAAACAATATAGTCTTCTCTAACATTTCTTATTGGCAAGCAAGAGACAAGCATtctgaaaaatgaaatttcatttGAAGATGGAAAATTAGACAAGTAAAGAACAGAAAGTTTTCACCTTCCTGTTTAGATAGGAAAATTGTTGTATGAATCAATACTGCTGGCTGGCGACTAGGCCTTACACTATAACATCAGCTTCCCTGTCAAACAGGGGCAGTTAAGTCTGCTCCGTATtgattcaaatattttatacaattaattataattcagAATATTGTTATATCTGTCTCAGCTCCTAGGCATAAATTTCTAGCTTTGCCCATACGTCCACTATTAAAGTATAAACAAGGTACCAAGataaatttctttgttttttcttttaaggtttaaACCTACAGTAAGAGAAGAGATTGCCAACCCATTGCCTTGAGGTGAGAAAAGGAAACTTACGCCCTCCGCCAGCCTGATAAAGGTATAAACTGTTGATTTCTGAATCAATAATCAATGCCTGGTAAAATTCTGTaagactaaaaaaaaaaatccatcaGAGTCATTCCCCAGAAATAAACAATACTACTACGAAGAAAGAACCAGGGGCTTTAAACTGTAGAAAATTGTTAataattggtgaagaaagacGAATTCGCTGGAAGATAGAACATAcgagtttatatatatatcttgaCAAAACGACacacatattatatataattcaaaatttattaaattaattatttatctttcattgattttttttattaattgaaatatGGACACTACAATATTTTTGACCTTTGGTTGTAGAAAAAATTGCAATCATAAGTGAAAAATCTACtatcttaaattaagacttCACTTAGAAAAGATATAACCTTAACTAATgtatgaaaaagtttaattacacatttttttaagaaattttataacaaaattaataagCAGTCATATACTATATAATTGCAATTCTAAAACGTATTGCagcatttaaaataatagagaaaataatttgttgCACTCGAATTTATGCCTTAATTGATAGATATTTGAGGATTTTCGAGATCGTGACTATATTCTTCAAAGAGAAGTAAAGGAATATTGACCTCCactatctaaaaataaaatgacgTAACAAATCATAAATCTTAAATCATATTACCAAATtgtaaaaacttttaaaatgtttGTAAGATTGatctcataattttttttttttgaaattaaagcaaaaaagATTCGAATCTTGCTATTTAAGTAAAAAGATCATGTACCGCCCTATAAACCAAATGCTTAAGTGCATTAATCTCACAAAATTAATTCAGAGATATGTTATCAAATTTTTTGTGTTTGACAATTTGTTCAATTTCTTAACAATAGGTCAATTATGATTCTTTAAGCTGCAAATTATTGTAAACGAActtgaatttttcaaaaaaaaaattgtaaatagaaataaaataaaaactataaATAATTGCAATAAATGATACCGTTTGTGAAGAAGTTGATGATCTGTCATTTGTTGGTGAAGTTGATGACTTAGTAtaattttagtcattttaaatttgagtttgaattgCACTTTTTATGAACAAATCAAgattgataaaatttgagtTCGATTTAGACATCTTTTAAGTTTTGGATCAATTTTATTAACTTAGATCGATGtgaatgagaaaaaaaatataaatatataaaattctcTAAAAAAGACTTATTTTGTACAAACTTATACCAAGTTTTTACTTCCTTAAAATTAGAAAAGTTTATGCAAACAACCTTcaagatcttttttttttttctaaatgtTTCATGAGCATTTTTCGATCTCTAATAATTCGCAGGGGAAAGCTGCTACAAAACAAGCCATGGACAAGCACACTAGTCCCATATTAGAACAATTGAGGGTGTGGAAAGGGGTTTTTGTAGTTCTctaatttttaagttattttcaGATTTAGCCCCATTAATCACCTTGTCGGATAATCTTGataatttcaaaacataaattaCCAAGATAAAATcctataaaaaagaaattatcaagATAAAAGATTGGAAGCCTCTTGTCTTTAATTTGGAAGACTCCGTCGATTAGGTCTAAGTCTTGGCTGGAACATCACGTGAAAATCCATAAGCCCAACGGAAACGTTAACAAGCCAATATTGGGGCTTTAACCAACCAAATCAACGGGTTGGGTACTTAGGTTCAAGTCTTCAAGTCTGCTGAGATATTCAAAGTTTGAAACTTCAACAACTTCCAAGCGATTCTATGCAATTTGCCACACAAGTCTCTTTTGGCCCAGAGCAATTTCCACGATCAACaacaaaattgattgattaAATGTCGGAATATTACTAGAACCATTGAGaatcaaattcttctttctctcaattgaaaactaatactaatttttttttttggcatcAGGACTGAAAATTCTTCACATCTTATTGGTTGGAAAAATGAAACTGAAGTTATTGATCCGTATAAGCAAGCTTCTCAAACAGGGTATGATGGACCAAAAAAACGGCAAAAGAAATCACTTTCTCACCATTTTTGTACATTGATATCTAAATATGTTAGTGATATCACAGCCACTCACAATCAAATGCCCCTCAAACAacacaaataaaaatagaaagaaagaaaagaaaaaacagttGTATTTCATCGGTTTAACCCATAAGTATAGTTCTATCTGCTGAATAATATGAGAGcaaatagaaagaaataagaacaagaGTTATCTCCCTATTAACTAACCCAACAACAAGCAAATGATCAAGTTCACCTTGAGCGAACTGGCTCTTCTTTGATTGTCTCCAAGGAAGGTTTTCTGGACCTACAGACAGATAACCTGTACTTAAATTCTGCAACCGGGAACCCCTCATCAACCCCTTCCAAACTCAATCTCGAGCCTCCATCTTCGCATTCTGTTGAGCTTTCTTGCCCGCCAACGTTGCCAGACTCCGGTAATATCCTCACTTTTCCTCCAGATATTCTTTTGGCTGCAGAGTTTGCTGCCATGAAAAGCATAGCCATATCAGCCGCAGTTACCATAGAGTTGACTCTCTTCATTGGGAACATGATGTACACGTTGCCGAACTCTAATTCCTCATCAGCACTCAGAGCTGAAAATCTCCTGCCTATGTGAAGAGATTGGGAATTCGTCAAGAAAAAGTTTGGACACTCCAACATAAGCTCTGCAGCCTTTATAGACTCCCGGAATTGCCTGATTTCACCTCCGGGAAGGATCACCCTTGCAGCTTTCCCGCTCTTGATTAAAGGGGTGGCCAAAGTGCACGAAATGTAATTTCCCATGATGGGAAGAAAGACTTAGAACAACCGAGAAAGAGCGTTTtgttgaaaaagataaaaggtTTCTTGCCAAAAGAAGACAGTTGTGGTTTGTTAAAAGAGATTGTGTGAGAGATCTTGGGATATTTATATGGAAAATGTAGAGGTCAATCGTTACTAgctagaaaggaaaaaataatattgcCAAGGGAAGTTGTGGTGCGccttaatttgaaaaaagggACGCGTTAGGCAAAATTAGATGACAAAGGGTAGGAAAAGGGTGGGAAGGTTCATGTTTCCCTTGTGTGTACTAATTTTGTCATGCTAAATTTCGCTGTTAATGCGTGTGGGACCTGGGTGGGAAACGCCAGCTGTTGGTAGCAATCATCTCATCGCACTAGTTTACTAGAAGGCTTGGTCCAGTACTGGGGgctttttttacttttttctgAAGTTTCGAAAATTGTTTGCTTACAGGGaccaattttcttttggttggCACTGCGTGTAGATGTGGGGCGCCACTTGCTGTTTTCTCTTACAACAAACCGAGCGAGTCAATAATGGTGGCATCCCAGTTAGTTTGTTTTACGCTTTGAGAGGTCCATTTCCTAGACTATCTCTTCTAACTATGacattttccttcttcttttcacatttatttttaagttcatCTTACCTCAAAAGTCGCCCCTTGCACACCATAACAACATTAAAAAACTCATCAACAAGCATGTGTCAAAGTTTTATAATTCCTTTGTCTAGTAACTTTTGCTTTATATATATggcaaaatataataattaaaagtgGTTATGAGCTCTTCCTCAGCCATTCATTAAATCTGGTGCTGTTTGCATGTCTGTTGTGTGTgcataaaattttcttctttttctattaagGACCATTAGATATATTTATGAAGGCCAACATTTAATATACGAATAAACCCTATGTCGAAcgttttaaaacaaattatgtGACACGTGCCAATTTGTTAaagtttttctaattttacagATTTATATGAGATGTAAATTTAAGAACATAAGATTGAACCTTTATTAAAACTGGGCTATTAATCGGGATTCAGatctaataaaagaaaatgtacCAGTAAACGGTTTGATGAATAATTTGGATGGCAAAATGTAGTAAAGTTTTAGACTCTGCATTTGTTTAAGTATCCGCCTTTGAAAATCGTAGGTGGAAAATAATCTGGATGCCCCACAAGGAACATACGACCGTAACATACGGATGTTAAAGACAGGCCACGGTAAGGCCAGTCGTAGAGGGGGCCTCACAACCCTCTATGAGTTAACATCTAGTTCCCTATCATTGccaaatgaaaattgaagtcCCACCAATTTTACATTTGTTTGTCAGTTCGTTGTGGTGAGAAAGAAAGTCTCCTTTTAATGGCTTACAATGTGGGAAATCAAGTTAATGATCAGTTTGATCATACACACCTAATCCACCAATCGAATTgtcttcatcatcattttcttcttaattttctggTGAGAACCTGCTGAATTGCTTTCTTCCGtttatattccattttctttttcctgtaCAAAAGATGTGGGATTCGGCCAGCTAATTAAGGCTCTCAAAGTCgatttaattatatttgaagGCAAATCAATAGGTTTAGAACACAGATAAGAATCGGATAATGACCCTGTCGAAACTTCAAGTCATCGAATTAATAATTCAATTGTTGGATTTTTTGGATCAATATTAGAtcgataaaaaaatttaaatatattataaataaaatcataaattatgttaatattatGAGAATTGTATGACCCGGGTCAATGTTGAATTGCTTCATGATCTTGTCTACGGAGCAGCAACTATAGTTGTTCACAAACTtccaaactccaagtcttatGGTTTTTCGGAGATATCCAAGGATCATACTAGAGAAAGTTCAGCAAAGAGAATTTTTACTGGTGTAATTAAGATTCTCACTTGAgttaatttttacatttataGTACTTATTTATATAGCATACACTGTCCTACAAGGAATTAGATATACATTTGTGATTGTGTTAATGGGTTTGGATCTACTTGGCTCAACCCATATAGTTCAAATTAATAATACA containing:
- the LOC18609729 gene encoding probable LRR receptor-like serine/threonine-protein kinase At4g36180 — its product is MASRRTASQFLVLLSLLLLTKSVFLQAAESNSSSVNIGSCIERERKALLEFRKGLKDPSGWLSSWVGEDCCNWTGISCSNKTGNVVKLDLKSLDVCSSVGEIQADNNRSCLGGTLNPSLLNLTYLSYLDMSGNNFQGIPVPEFIGSLKNLRYLDLSGASFNGKVPPSLGNLSNLEYLDLSMYLFPLRLWASDLNWLFGLSSIKYLDLGNMNLSKAATNWLQAVNMLPSLTKLRLSGCELNGFPESLTFVNFTSLAVLDLSYNNFSSSIPRWLFNISTLEEVELYNCEIKGSIPKVLRGSLCNLWRMDLSYNVISGEINEFIEALAGCSNNTFDYLDLSANNLKGNLPESLGFLKCLDYLRLAQNSFSGSLPRSIGNLSSLTVVDLSFNSMNGTILESIGQLKRLYELNLYGNSWEGIITENLFQNLSRLSSFYISSTSKSVIFNLRRDWIPSFSLDYIAVSDCQLGPAFPSWLRTQVDDSTLTLSGAGISDAIPDWFWSLTSRLWWVDLSDNQLRGKLPYSVSFVYDIGVWVDLGFNLLGGSIPLWPNVTDLSLRNNFFSGPIPSNIGQAMSKVRNLDLSRNFLKGSIPPSINKMENLSFLDLSSNDLSGIIPSRLQGLRNLMVLDLSKNNLSGGVPSSLCSLPSFIFLKLSSNNLSGELSTTLQNCSGLLSIDLGENRFSGTILDLVSDNLFSLSYLGLRANILTGSIPEQLCKFPNLHIIDLAQNNLSGAIPECLGNLEAFTYLGPFFHELPSTQHISFSQHVEIVSKGRKNEYSKIIPLVNAIDLSSNNLVGEIPDHITELSALGTLNLSWNHLTGKIPENIANLQRLETLDLSHNNLSGPIPPSMSSMTLLNYLNLSFNNLSGQIPSSNQFQTFNDPSIYQGNPELCGPPLSTSCSSPRNGYGEDKNGDLEGEDRSEKLWFYTSMALGFATGFWVVCGSLTIKRPWRQAYFKFVDEMKDRLFVVIAVRIARFRKKVVEGR
- the LOC18609732 gene encoding uncharacterized protein LOC18609732 gives rise to the protein MGNYISCTLATPLIKSGKAARVILPGGEIRQFRESIKAAELMLECPNFFLTNSQSLHIGRRFSALSADEELEFGNVYIMFPMKRVNSMVTAADMAMLFMAANSAAKRISGGKVRILPESGNVGGQESSTECEDGGSRLSLEGVDEGFPVAEFKYRLSVCRSRKPSLETIKEEPVRSR